A genome region from Candidatus Gorgyraea atricola includes the following:
- a CDS encoding MerR family transcriptional regulator has translation MNKEKYYSATEAAEFLGISKQTLIRYENKKVFPKPKRNAVNGWREYTEDEIRRLKTIMGRER, from the coding sequence ATGAATAAGGAAAAATACTATTCAGCGACAGAGGCTGCTGAGTTTCTGGGCATATCAAAGCAGACATTGATTCGCTATGAGAATAAGAAGGTATTCCCTAAGCCTAAGCGTAATGCTGTAAATGGATGGCGGGAGTATACTGAGGATGAGATCAGGCGTCTTAAGACCATAATGGGAAGGGAACGCTGA